One Setaria viridis chromosome 7, Setaria_viridis_v4.0, whole genome shotgun sequence genomic region harbors:
- the LOC117863529 gene encoding chaperone protein ClpD2, chloroplastic: protein MEACCCSSSSAPSASILAAGPDPVLRRRFFAPASAPGGRAPSRPLRAFAVALAASPVPRRGQQQRRRGAGVVRAVFERFTERAVKAVVFSQREARGMGDEAVAPHHLLLGLVAEDRSPAGFLGSGIRVERAREVCRDALGKPGPAQAATGLATDVPFSAASKRVFEAAVEFSRNMACNFISPEHIALGLFNLGDPTTNSVLKSLGADPSQLTKQAFGRVQGELAKDGREPVGLSSFKLREKSAAGAGKTAIVKYSNKKKEKSALAQFCVDLTMRASGGLIDPVIGRKEEIERVVQIICRRTKNNPILLGEAGVGKTAIAEGLALKIANGDVPIFLVGKRILSLDVALLMAGAKERGELEARITSLLREVRKAGDVMLFIDEVHTLIGSGIAGRGSKGAGLDIANLLKPALARGELQCIASTTLDEHRLHFEKDKALARRFQPVFVNEPSQEDAVKILLGLRDKYETYHKCKYTLEGINAAVYLSARYIPDRHLPDKAIDLIDEAGSRARMESFKKKKEEQCSILSKSPDEYWQEIRAVQSMHEVALTNRLKYSLDENDTDDNVNTEVIDEDKIASPLTPPTSVDEPILVDSEEIARVTSLWSGIPVQKLTADETKLLVGLDDELRKRVIGQDDAVVAISKAVKRSRVGLNDPDRPIATLLFCGPTGVGKTELTKALAASYFGSESAMVRLDMSEYMERHTVSKLIGSPPGYMGFGEGGTLTEAVRRKPFTVVLLDEIEKAHPDIFNILLQVFEDGHLTDSQGRRVSFKNTLIVMTSNVGSSSISSGRRSIGFSTQKDTEDTTYASMKSLVMEELKAFFRPELLNRMDEVVVFRPLEKTQMMAILNIILQEVKSRLLALGIGLEISDSMKNLISQQGYDRSYGARPLRRAVTQLVEDAISEAILFGQFKPGDTILMDTDATGKPCLSRLNDQTVQLSDPATTL, encoded by the exons ATGGAGGCGTGCTGCtgctcgtcctcgtcggcgccgtcggcgtccatcctcgccgccggccccgacccggtcctccgccgccgcttcttcgCGCCGGCGTCGGCACCGGGCGGGAGGGCGCCGTCGCGCCCGCTGCGCGCGTTCGCGGTCGCGCTGGCCGCGTccccggtgccgcggcgggggcagcagcagcggcggcgcggggcgggcgtCGTCCGGGCGGTGTTCGAGCGGTTCACGGAGCGGGCGGTGAAGGCGGTGGTCTTCTCGCAGCGGGAGGCGCGCGGGATGGGGGACGAGGCCGTCGCGCCGCACCACCTGCTGCTGGGCCTCGTCGCCGAGGATCGCTCCCCCGCGGGGTTCCTCGGGTCGGGGATCCGCGTCGAGCGCGCGCGCGAGGTGTGCCGCGACGCGCTGGGCAAGCCTGGGCCCGCGCAGGCCGCCACGGGGCTGGCAACGGACGTGCCGTTCTCGGCCGCCAGCAAGCGCGTCTTCGAGGCCGCGGTCGAGTTCTCCAGGAACATGGCCTGCAACTTCATCTCGCCGGAGCACATTGCGCTCGGACTCTTCAACCTGGGCGATCCCACCACCAACAGCGTCCTCAAGAG CTTAGGAGCAGATCCAAGTCAGCTAACCAAGCAGGCATTTGGCCGGGTCCAAGGGGAACTTGCCAAAGATGGCAGGGAGCCTGTTGGGCTATCTTCTTTCAAGTTACGTGAAAAATCTGCCGCGGGAGCTGGCAAGACTGCAATTGTCAAATattcaaataaaaagaaag AGAAGAGTGCACTAGCTCAGTTTTGTGTGGATTTGACCATGCGAGCAAGTGGAGGATTAATTGATCCTGTTATTGGTCGCAAGGAGGAGATCGAAAGAGTAGTTCAGATTATATGCCGGAGAACAAAGAACAATCCAATTCTTTTGGGTGAAGCGGGTGTTGGTAAAACAGCGATTGCTGAGGGTTTGGCTCTTAAAATTGCTAATGGAGATGTCCCTATTTTCCTTGTG GGAAAGCGTATATTATCACTGGATGTTGCTCTACTTATGGCTGGTGCAAAAGAGAGGGGCGAACTGGAAGCCAGGATTACTAGTTTACTACGTGAAGTGCGCAAAGCAG GTGATGTTATGCTCTTTATCGATGAGGTTCATACTCTTATTGGATCTGGAATTGCTGGAAGAGGAAGCAAGGGAGCTGGCCTTGATATTGCCAATTTGCTGAAGCCTGCACTTGCTAGAGGTGAATTGCAG TGCATTGCATCTACAACTCTGGATGAACATCGGTTGCATTTTGAGAAGGATAAGGCTCTAGCCCGCAGATTCCAGCCAGTATTTGTGAATGAGCCTAGTCAG GAGGATGCTGTGAAGATATTACTTGGTCTGCGTGATAAATATGAAACGTATCACAAATGCAAATACACTTTAGAAGGAATCAATGCAGCAGTTTACTTGTCAGCAAGATACATCCCTGACAGACATCTTCCTGATAAAGCTATTGATCTGATTGATGAAGCTGGTAGTAGAGCCCGAATGGAGTCAtttaaaaagaagaaggaagaacagTGCTCTATTCTCTCCAAGTCCCCAGATGAATACTGGCAGGAGATTAGAGCTGTCCAGAGCATGCATGAAGTG GCACTGACTAACAGGTTGAAGTATTCTCTAGATGAGAATGACACAGATGACAATGTTAATACTGAAGTAATAGATGAGGACAAGATTGCTTCACCATTGACGCCTCCAACTTCAGTTGATGA ACCGATTCTGGTTGATTCGGAGGAAATTGCAAGAGTCACATCATTATGGTCAGGGATACCGGTCCAGAAGTTGACTGCAGATGAAACAAAACTTCTAGTGGGCCTAGATGATGAGCTTAGAAAGCGTGTCATAGGTCAAGATGATGCTGTTGTGGCAATATCTAAAGCTGTGAAGAGGTCACGTGTTGGCCTTAATGATCCTGACAGGCCTATTGCTACACTTCTATTCTGTGGGCCAACCGGAGTTGGAAAAACCGAACTCACCAAAGCACTAGCAGCAAGTTATTTTGGATCT GAGTCAGCTATGGTTAGGTTGGATATGAGCGAGTATATGGAGAGGCATACTGTGAGCAAGCTGATAGGTTCTCCTCCAGGGTACATGGGATTTGGTGAAGGGGGTACTTTGACTGAAGCGGTTCGGAGAAAACCATTCACTGTAGTATTGCTTGATGAAATAGAGAAAGCTCATCCAGATATTTTCAACATTCTTCTCCAAGTATTTGAGGATGGACACCTGACCGATTCACAA GGGCGTAGAGTTTCCTTCAAGAACACATTGATTGTCATGACGTCAAATGTTGGTTCTTCATCAATCTCGAGTGGAAGGAGGAGTATAGGTTTCTCAACACAAAAAGATACAGAGGATACCACATATGCTTCGATGAAATCCCTCGTGATGGAGGAGTTGAAGGCATTTTTCCGGCCTGAATTGCTCAATAGAATGGATGAAGTGGTTGTGTTCCGTCCTCTTGAGAAAACTCAG ATGATGGCTATTCTCAATATAATTCTGCAAGAAGTCAAGAGTAGGCTTCTAGCTCTTGGGATTGGCCTAGAGATATCTGATTCAATGAAGAATCTGATTTCTCAGCAAGGATATGACAGAAGCTATGGTGCACGGCCGCTGAGGAGGGCCGTCACCCAGCTAGTTGAGGATGCGATCAGTGAAGCAATCCTCTTTGGACAGTTCAAACCTGGTGACACGATATTGATGGACACTGACGCCACAGGAAAACCTTGCTTGAGCCGGTTGAATGATCAGACCGTCCAATTGTCTGACCCTGCAACAACGCTGTGA
- the LOC117863530 gene encoding chloroplastic import inner membrane translocase subunit HP30-2 encodes MDGAKQKPRPLTVMASSSSSQVAAARGMGMANPLAEWSDRVRSLEAGLRAWLAKQPTHVEAAVSTAVGAVQGAALGGLMGTLAPDGGAALPVPPPPLGADPKALASLKQAQALAGGPLVQARNFAVMTGANAGISCVMRRIRGKEDVQGSMAAAFGSGALFSIVSGMGTPNPVANAITTGVAFAVFQGGFFMIGQKFSQPQSEDTYYSRGRSMLQTLGLQNYEKNFKKGLLTDQTLPLLTDSALRDVKIPPGPRLLILDHIKRDPELTRAN; translated from the exons ATGGATGGGGCGAAGCAGAAGCCGCGGCCGCTGACGGTgatggcttcctcctcctcgtcgcaggtggcggcggcgcggggcatgGGCATGGCCAACCCGCTGGCCGAGTGGAGCGACCGCGTCAGGTCCCTGGAGGCCGGCCTGCGGGCGTGGCTGGCGAAGCAGCCCACCCACGTGGAGGCCGCCGTGTCCACGGCGGTCGGGGCCGTGCAGGGCGCCGCGCTCGGCGGGCTCATGGGCACGCTCGCGCCCGACGGTGGGGCCGcgctccccgtgccgccgccgccgttggggGCCGACCCCAAGGCCTTGGCCTCCTTGAAGCAGGCGCAG GCTCTAGCTGGTGGACCCCTGGTGCAAGCACGAAACTTTGCAGTGATGACTGGTGCGAATGCGGGTATATCCTGTGTTATGAGAAGGATAAGAGGAAAGGAGGATGTCCAGGGCAG CATGGCAGCAGCTTTTGGTTCTGGGGCTCTATTTTCCATCGTGAGTGGAATGGGAACACCAAATCCAGTAGCTAATGCAATTACAACTGGTGTTGCATTTGCTGTATTTCAAGGTGGTTTTTTCATG ATCGGTCAAAAGTTTTCGCAGCCACAGAGTGAAGATACATACTATTCTCGTGGAAGAAGCATGTTGCAAACATTAGGCCTTCAGAACTACGAGAAGAATTTCAAGAAGGGTCTCCTGACTGATCAAACCTTGCCCCTCCTTACTGACAG TGCACTCAGAGATGTGAAGATCCCTCCTGGTCCCAGACTCCTCATCCTCGATCACATTAAAAG AGATCCTGAATTGACAAGAGCAAACTAA
- the LOC117865076 gene encoding momilactone A synthase has product MATSSSDQVPAAARKLEGKVVVITGGASGIGECTARLFVKHGARVVVADIQDELGGRLCAELGAAAASYVHCDVTAEADVAAAVDHAVARFGGLDIMFNNAGIGGAACHSIRESTKEDFERVLSVNLVGPFLGTKHAARVMVPAGRGGCIIGTSSLASAVAGAASHAYTCAKRALVGLTENAAAELGRHGIRVNCVSPAAAATPLATGYVGLEGEAFEEAMEAVANLKGVRLRVADIATAVLFLASDDARYISGHNLLLDGGFSIVNPSFGIFKD; this is encoded by the exons ATGGCAACCAGCTCCTCTGATCAAGTTCCTGCCGCTGCAAGGAA GCTGGAGGGGAAGGTGGTGGTGATCACCGGCGGGGCGAGCGGCATCGGCGAGTGCACGGCTCGTCTCTTCGTGAAGCACGGTGCGCGCGTCGTGGTGGCCGACATCCAGGACGAGCTCGGCGGGCGCCTCTGCGCGGagctgggcgccgccgccgccagctacGTGCACTGCGACGTCACCGCCGAGGCCGAcgtcgcggcggccgtggaCCACGCCGTGGCGCGGTTCGGCGGGCTGGACATCATGTTCAACAACGCGGGaatcggcggcgcggcgtgccaCAGCATCCGGGAGAGCACCAAGGAGGACTTCGAGCGCGTGCTGTCCGTGAACCTCGTGGGCCCCTTCCTCGGCACCAAGCACGCGGCGCGGGTCATGgtgcccgccggccgcggcggctgcaTCATCGGCACGTCGAGCCTGGCGTCGGCGGTCGCCGGCGCTGCGTCGCACGCATACACGTGCGCGAAGCGCGCGCTGGTGGGGCTCACGgagaacgcggcggcggagctgggcaGGCACGGGATCCGGGTCAACTGCGtgtcgccggccgcggccgccacgcCGTTGGCCACGGGGTACGTCGGACTGGAGGGGGAGGCGTTCGAGGAGGCCATGGAGGCCGTGGCCAACCTCAAGGGCGTGCGCCTGCGGGTGGCGGACATCGCCACCGCCGTGCTCTTCCTCGCCAGCGACGACGCGCGGTACATCAGTGGGCACAACCTGCTCCTGGATGGAGGCTTCTCCATCGTCAACCCGTCGTTCGGGATCTTCAAAGACTGA